A stretch of the Chloroflexota bacterium genome encodes the following:
- a CDS encoding bifunctional 5,10-methylene-tetrahydrofolate dehydrogenase/5,10-methylene-tetrahydrofolate cyclohydrolase has protein sequence MALVLDGRRIARTLSWRHRDELADIQRRLGHPLTLAVVRAGDDKASASYIRQIEKLCQRVGMEFQEHVLSSTDREQFIGRICSLNVDPRVTGIMLSWPLPEDWDQELVAMTLDPRKDVDGLHPLNAGRVFLGGQFLGMEAFVPNTPASVIYLLRHYEIPLRGKHAVLIGRSNVVGRPLAALLIAHDATVTVTHSRTADLAGHTRQADILLVAMGRPNFVSPDMVKPGAVVVDVGINVTPDGLAGDVQYDAVSEVASAITPVPGGVGSVTNAMLIANTIRAARLQSTLA, from the coding sequence ATGGCACTAGTGCTTGACGGTCGTCGCATCGCCCGTACTTTGAGTTGGAGACACCGAGACGAGCTTGCAGATATTCAAAGACGCTTGGGACATCCTCTGACGCTGGCGGTTGTGCGCGCAGGTGATGACAAGGCTTCGGCGAGCTACATTCGCCAAATTGAAAAGCTCTGTCAGCGTGTGGGTATGGAGTTTCAAGAGCACGTGCTTTCTTCGACCGACCGCGAGCAATTCATTGGTCGTATATGCAGCCTGAACGTCGATCCGCGTGTAACCGGCATCATGCTTAGCTGGCCTTTGCCGGAGGACTGGGACCAAGAGTTAGTCGCCATGACCTTGGACCCCCGCAAAGATGTCGATGGTTTGCATCCCTTGAATGCCGGACGCGTGTTTTTGGGTGGTCAATTCCTGGGTATGGAGGCGTTCGTGCCGAATACGCCTGCGAGTGTAATATACTTGCTGCGACATTACGAGATTCCCTTGCGCGGCAAACATGCCGTGCTCATAGGCCGCAGCAACGTGGTGGGACGGCCTTTGGCAGCACTACTCATTGCCCATGACGCCACCGTAACCGTGACGCACAGCCGCACGGCCGATCTTGCCGGTCACACCAGGCAGGCCGACATCCTCCTTGTGGCGATGGGAAGACCCAACTTTGTCTCGCCCGACATGGTGAAACCGGGGGCGGTCGTGGTGGATGTTGGCATCAACGTAACTCCCGACGGCCTCGCCGGAGATGTTCAATACGACGCTGTGAGTGAAGTGGCAAGCGCGATTACACCGGTACCCGGCGGCGTTGGCTCCGTGACGAACGCGATGCTCATCGCGAATACGATACGGGCCGCCCGCTTGCAGTCCACTTTGGCCTGA
- the larB gene encoding nickel pincer cofactor biosynthesis protein LarB produces the protein MDTNTLRALLTDLQRGTADIEQVVRRIRLAPYEDLGFAKVDAQRQLRVGFPEVIYCPGKTSAQVIGIAEELLAHDQTVLATRATPELFADVNARIPAAEYHEDAHAIVVRRELQHLAEGRVAVVAAGTADLPVAAEASLTAELMGCRVDRLTDVGVAGLHRLLLNLETVQQARAVVAVAGMEGALPSVLAGLIDRPVIAVPTSVGYGASLGGLTPLLTMLNSCAAGLAVVNIDNGFGAGYMAGMICRMAEVGSVQDASCE, from the coding sequence ATGGACACAAACACATTACGCGCGCTGCTCACGGACTTGCAACGTGGGACCGCAGACATAGAGCAGGTGGTACGCCGGATACGGTTGGCTCCCTACGAGGATTTGGGTTTCGCCAAGGTAGACGCGCAACGCCAACTGCGGGTAGGCTTCCCGGAGGTTATCTACTGTCCGGGCAAGACTTCGGCACAAGTCATCGGCATTGCCGAGGAGTTGCTCGCCCATGATCAGACCGTCCTGGCCACACGCGCAACACCGGAACTCTTTGCGGACGTGAACGCGCGGATTCCGGCTGCCGAGTACCATGAAGACGCCCACGCCATCGTCGTCCGCCGCGAATTGCAGCACCTGGCAGAGGGACGGGTAGCGGTAGTCGCTGCAGGCACGGCTGACTTGCCGGTAGCTGCTGAAGCCAGCTTAACGGCGGAACTGATGGGGTGCCGGGTTGATCGATTGACAGACGTGGGTGTGGCAGGGCTGCACCGGCTTTTGCTCAACCTTGAAACCGTGCAGCAGGCCCGCGCCGTGGTCGCCGTGGCTGGCATGGAGGGCGCGCTGCCGAGTGTGCTTGCCGGTCTGATCGATCGACCCGTCATTGCCGTGCCGACGAGTGTGGGGTACGGGGCCTCGCTCGGTGGCCTGACGCCGCTCCTCACCATGCTCAATAGCTGTGCGGCCGGACTCGCCGTCGTGAACATCGATAATGGCTTTGGCGCAGGATACATGGCCGGCATGATTTGCCGCATGGCGGAAGTAGGCAGTGTCCAGGATGCGTCATGCGAATAG
- a CDS encoding cyclodeaminase/cyclohydrolase family protein: MSGTNESPGAVVTNQSIHAYLEALSAREPTPGGGSVAALVGALGAGLAAMVANFTRGRKKYAAVAPEVEERLAQLSQSLRALEELVQEDIEAYGVVGAGFAMPRGSDEEQAARSVHIQQASIQATEVLFAIADGCVQVSDHALWLAKHGNSNLLADAVMAVLLSEAALQGTVVTIRSSLGFIKDDTVVAAMGERLVSYDKMTEAREEALSCAQ, translated from the coding sequence ATGAGCGGCACTAATGAGAGTCCGGGCGCGGTGGTTACCAATCAAAGCATCCATGCATATCTGGAGGCGCTCTCTGCGCGGGAGCCGACGCCCGGTGGAGGCAGTGTGGCGGCATTGGTAGGCGCGCTTGGCGCGGGTCTGGCTGCCATGGTGGCCAATTTCACTCGGGGCAGAAAAAAGTATGCGGCGGTCGCTCCCGAGGTGGAAGAGCGGCTCGCCCAATTGAGCCAATCCTTGCGCGCGCTCGAGGAATTGGTACAGGAAGATATCGAGGCCTACGGGGTAGTTGGAGCGGGATTCGCGATGCCGCGCGGCTCCGATGAAGAGCAAGCAGCGCGGTCCGTGCATATCCAGCAGGCATCGATTCAGGCTACGGAAGTACTCTTTGCCATCGCTGACGGGTGCGTACAGGTGAGCGATCATGCCTTGTGGCTAGCGAAGCATGGGAATAGCAATCTACTTGCGGACGCCGTAATGGCGGTCCTCCTATCGGAGGCGGCACTGCAAGGGACGGTTGTCACAATTCGCTCAAGCCTCGGCTTTATCAAGGACGATACGGTGGTTGCTGCGATGGGAGAGCGGTTGGTCTCCTACGACAAGATGACGGAGGCGCGGGAAGAGGCACTGTCGTGCGCCCAGTAG
- the eno gene encoding phosphopyruvate hydratase: MSASTISEVQGREILDSRGNPTVEAEVRLTCGAVGWAGVPSGASTGIHEAVELRDGDKVRYGGKGVLNAVSHVNDTVAGAVIGQDALEQAAIDQTLIALDGSPTKANLGANALLAVSLAVAKAAAACVGLPLYRYLGGAFADTLPVPMMNILNGGKHAANSTDFQEFMILPVAAPTFREALRWGAETYHALHTILEEKLLSTTVGDEGGFAPSLATNVAAIETIMTAIEQAGFRPGEDIYIGLDPATTELYANNAYVLEREGRTLSSEELVDFWTDWSRRFPIISIEDGLAEDDWDGWVGLQARLGSQVQLVGDDLLVTNTRRLKEGIERQAANAILIKPNQIGTLTETLDAVAMARQAGWGAVISHRSGETEDTTIADIAVATGVGQIKTGAPCRSDRVAKYNRLLRIEDELGKTAVYAGAAAYPFL; the protein is encoded by the coding sequence TTGAGTGCAAGCACGATTAGCGAAGTACAGGGGCGGGAAATACTCGATTCCCGCGGCAACCCGACGGTTGAGGCTGAAGTCCGGCTGACGTGTGGGGCAGTCGGTTGGGCCGGCGTGCCGTCAGGCGCGTCAACGGGCATCCACGAAGCGGTGGAACTGCGCGACGGCGACAAAGTGCGCTACGGCGGCAAAGGCGTGCTCAACGCAGTCAGCCACGTAAACGACACCGTTGCCGGTGCCGTCATTGGTCAAGATGCGCTGGAACAAGCAGCAATTGACCAAACTCTCATCGCTCTGGACGGCTCGCCGACGAAGGCAAACCTTGGCGCCAATGCGCTGCTGGCGGTCTCGTTAGCAGTTGCCAAGGCCGCGGCTGCGTGTGTGGGCCTGCCGCTCTACCGCTATCTTGGCGGTGCGTTCGCCGACACATTGCCCGTGCCAATGATGAACATCCTCAACGGCGGCAAGCATGCCGCAAATTCCACGGACTTTCAGGAGTTTATGATTCTGCCGGTGGCTGCGCCGACATTTCGCGAGGCGTTGCGCTGGGGAGCGGAGACATATCATGCCCTTCACACAATTCTTGAAGAAAAGTTGCTGAGCACGACGGTGGGCGATGAAGGCGGTTTCGCACCGTCGTTAGCCACCAACGTGGCTGCTATCGAGACAATCATGACCGCAATCGAGCAGGCCGGATTTCGCCCCGGTGAAGACATCTACATCGGGCTCGATCCGGCTACTACCGAGCTCTATGCAAACAATGCATATGTCTTGGAACGAGAAGGTAGGACCCTATCGAGCGAGGAACTGGTGGACTTCTGGACGGATTGGTCCCGGAGATTCCCGATCATTAGCATAGAAGACGGGCTGGCTGAAGACGACTGGGATGGCTGGGTTGGATTACAGGCCCGACTGGGCAGCCAAGTGCAGCTTGTGGGCGATGACCTGCTTGTGACCAATACGCGGCGCTTGAAAGAGGGAATAGAACGGCAAGCTGCGAACGCCATTCTCATCAAGCCCAATCAGATTGGCACGCTCACCGAGACACTCGATGCCGTAGCGATGGCCCGGCAGGCCGGCTGGGGCGCGGTGATTTCCCACCGCTCCGGAGAAACCGAAGATACGACAATTGCCGATATTGCCGTGGCGACCGGTGTGGGTCAGATCAAGACCGGCGCGCCGTGCCGCTCCGACCGCGTGGCAAAGTACAACCGCCTGCTGCGCATCGAAGATGAACTTGGCAAGACTGCCGTCTATGCGGGCGCCGCGGCATACCCGTTCCTTTAG
- a CDS encoding MBL fold metallo-hydrolase, producing the protein MQLTDTVHLVGSGQNGFSLTHPLDCHVYLLDGGTELAIIDTGVGRDVPAIVGQIEAAGFRPSDITKILITHLHLDHAGGAAELQQLCGAEIVASQDVAGWLETGDEEAASLVAARQTGMYPVENRLRPVSSATGASGGDVIRVGSLAVTVVKADGHSQGHLAFLVDERAASDDCAERADCTEYNDCVRRALFCGDALFFGGRILLQNIWDCSLEESIATVRRFAKLEFTQFFPGHVGFSLQDGKRHVDAAMAHINQLLPPPQLEA; encoded by the coding sequence ATGCAGCTCACGGATACCGTTCATCTCGTTGGTAGCGGCCAGAACGGCTTCAGCCTTACCCACCCGTTGGATTGCCATGTGTATCTGCTGGACGGCGGTACGGAGCTGGCAATCATTGACACCGGCGTGGGCAGAGACGTGCCGGCGATTGTGGGCCAGATAGAGGCGGCAGGCTTTCGGCCCAGCGACATTACGAAGATTCTCATCACGCACCTGCACCTCGATCATGCCGGCGGCGCGGCGGAATTGCAGCAACTATGTGGTGCCGAAATAGTCGCTTCCCAGGACGTGGCAGGTTGGCTTGAGACGGGTGATGAGGAGGCCGCGAGCCTGGTGGCCGCGCGTCAGACGGGAATGTATCCGGTAGAAAACCGCCTGCGGCCGGTTTCCTCCGCCACCGGAGCTTCAGGTGGCGACGTAATTCGTGTGGGTTCCCTCGCTGTAACGGTAGTGAAAGCCGATGGGCATAGCCAGGGTCACCTGGCATTTCTGGTTGACGAGCGCGCCGCAAGCGACGACTGTGCGGAACGTGCAGACTGCACGGAATACAACGACTGCGTTCGCCGTGCCCTCTTTTGCGGCGACGCCCTCTTCTTTGGCGGGCGCATCCTGCTCCAGAACATTTGGGATTGCTCGCTTGAGGAGTCCATCGCCACCGTAAGGCGCTTTGCCAAACTGGAATTCACGCAGTTCTTCCCCGGCCACGTGGGCTTCAGCTTGCAAGACGGCAAGCGCCACGTCGACGCCGCCATGGCGCACATCAACCAACTTCTCCCTCCCCCACAGCTTGAAGCGTAG
- the larC gene encoding nickel pincer cofactor biosynthesis protein LarC, translating to MRIAYFDCFAGASGDMMLGALVDGGWALEDLKATFAKIPLGGYEVRAEEVRKGLLRALQVHIDIDAHEHKVERNLGDIVQLLKTSNLEDDVAVTSERLFVRLAEVEGRMHGVAPEAVHFHEVGAVDSILDIVGVVAGLKALGVERVVCSPVNVGGSPPIQTRHGWWPIPGPATLDLMKEKPIYATPDMGETLTPTGALVLSELADTFGPIPTMQVDRIGYGAGMRDTDIPNVLRLIIGEESVGNATGMATVIETTIDDMNPQLYGHVAALLFAAGALDVTLTPVQMKKGRPGHVLSVLTEAADHAPLLDIIFRETTTIGVRLHRVERIKLERQVEHVDTPWGTVRRKVAHWRGKVVNRSPEYEDCLRVATAAQVPVKEVMDFVRTAGQ from the coding sequence ATGCGAATAGCCTATTTCGACTGCTTTGCCGGCGCCTCGGGCGATATGATGCTTGGCGCTCTGGTAGATGGCGGGTGGGCGCTGGAAGATCTCAAGGCGACCTTTGCCAAGATCCCGCTCGGCGGCTACGAAGTTCGGGCGGAAGAGGTGCGCAAGGGTTTGCTCCGTGCTCTGCAAGTTCACATCGACATCGATGCACACGAGCACAAGGTAGAACGTAATCTTGGCGATATCGTGCAACTGCTCAAGACGAGTAATCTGGAAGACGACGTTGCTGTTACGAGCGAGAGGCTCTTTGTCCGGTTAGCAGAAGTAGAGGGCCGTATGCACGGAGTTGCGCCGGAGGCGGTGCATTTTCATGAAGTCGGCGCGGTGGATTCTATACTTGATATCGTTGGTGTGGTCGCGGGACTGAAGGCGCTCGGCGTTGAGCGCGTTGTTTGCTCGCCCGTGAATGTTGGCGGCAGCCCCCCTATTCAAACCCGTCACGGCTGGTGGCCGATTCCGGGTCCGGCGACGCTGGACCTCATGAAGGAGAAGCCAATCTATGCCACACCGGACATGGGCGAGACGCTCACTCCCACCGGGGCGCTCGTGCTCAGCGAGTTAGCGGACACATTCGGCCCCATACCAACAATGCAGGTGGACCGCATTGGCTACGGCGCGGGTATGCGCGACACTGACATCCCCAACGTCTTACGCCTCATCATCGGGGAGGAGTCTGTTGGTAACGCTACTGGCATGGCGACTGTGATCGAAACCACCATCGACGATATGAATCCGCAGTTGTATGGACATGTTGCCGCGCTCTTGTTTGCAGCCGGCGCGCTGGATGTGACGCTGACCCCGGTCCAAATGAAGAAAGGACGGCCCGGGCATGTGCTCAGTGTGCTCACGGAGGCCGCAGACCATGCGCCTCTCCTGGACATAATCTTTCGAGAGACAACGACGATTGGCGTGCGGCTGCATCGGGTCGAGCGGATCAAGCTTGAACGGCAGGTAGAGCACGTGGATACACCGTGGGGCACGGTGCGCCGCAAGGTGGCGCATTGGCGCGGCAAGGTTGTGAATCGTAGCCCCGAGTACGAGGACTGCCTGCGGGTCGCTACGGCGGCGCAGGTGCCGGTAAAAGAGGTAATGGACTTCGTGCGGACAGCGGGACAGTAG
- the purM gene encoding phosphoribosylformylglycinamidine cyclo-ligase, with product MRDSPHPPLTYQQAGVDIDAGAEAVRLFKSQVEATHGPEVLTGIGSFGGLFQFPTGYVEPVLVASTDSVGSKIKLATQLERYDTVGQDIVNHCINDILTLGARPLFFLDYVGVGRLVPEVMRDVVSGAAVACKDAGCALLGGELAEIPDLYAAGDLDFAGTIVGVVERAKIVSGERIENGDAVLAFPSNGLHTNGYSLARRVFAADAFEVTAPTLGATLADALLAVHTCYLHAVQRLCSKLDIKGMAHITGGGLWDNIPRVLPQGTQVRLHWGSWPVPPIFPLLQQRGGVEFDEMCRVFNMGVGYVVICDEGEAAEALRLDPTLHRIGVVESHTGDPRVVISR from the coding sequence ATGCGTGACTCTCCGCATCCCCCTTTGACCTATCAGCAAGCCGGCGTAGACATCGACGCCGGGGCTGAGGCCGTTCGACTCTTCAAGTCTCAGGTGGAAGCCACTCACGGACCAGAGGTGCTTACCGGTATCGGCAGCTTTGGCGGACTCTTTCAGTTTCCCACAGGCTACGTTGAACCGGTGCTTGTAGCCAGTACCGATAGCGTCGGCAGCAAGATTAAGCTGGCGACACAGTTAGAGCGCTACGACACGGTCGGTCAGGACATCGTAAATCACTGCATCAATGACATTCTCACTCTGGGAGCGCGACCGCTCTTCTTTCTCGATTACGTCGGGGTGGGCAGGCTTGTGCCTGAAGTAATGAGGGATGTCGTCTCCGGAGCGGCAGTGGCGTGCAAAGATGCCGGGTGCGCGCTGCTGGGCGGTGAATTGGCGGAGATACCCGACCTGTACGCCGCAGGCGACTTAGACTTTGCCGGAACAATCGTAGGAGTTGTAGAACGCGCCAAGATCGTCAGTGGCGAGCGCATTGAGAACGGTGACGCGGTGCTAGCCTTTCCCAGCAACGGTTTGCATACGAATGGGTATTCGTTGGCGCGCCGTGTCTTTGCTGCTGATGCGTTTGAGGTGACGGCGCCAACGCTGGGAGCGACGCTGGCGGATGCCTTGCTCGCTGTGCACACGTGCTATCTGCACGCCGTGCAGCGTCTGTGCTCAAAACTCGACATAAAGGGAATGGCGCACATAACCGGCGGCGGACTGTGGGACAACATTCCAAGAGTCCTGCCCCAGGGAACACAGGTCCGCCTGCACTGGGGATCGTGGCCGGTGCCGCCAATCTTTCCGCTTTTACAGCAGCGTGGGGGAGTAGAGTTCGATGAGATGTGCCGAGTCTTCAATATGGGCGTCGGATATGTAGTGATCTGTGATGAGGGAGAGGCGGCAGAAGCCCTGCGACTTGACCCCACGCTTCACCGCATTGGAGTGGTTGAAAGCCACACGGGCGATCCGCGTGTGGTGATATCGCGATGA
- the purN gene encoding phosphoribosylglycinamide formyltransferase, translating to MAVLISGRGSNLQALIDAIDEGRLDAEIVTVICNHRNAPGMQKAHAAGIAAHVILRRDYASREAQHEAMLACAQQHGAELIVLGGFDRVLSTAWMGAYHNRIINIHPSLLPAFAGGMNPQPQQDALEAGVKIAGCTVHIATDEVDAGPIIAQAAVPVLADDTVETLAIRILAQEHRLLPQVVSWFAEDRVHVEGNCVRIAGVIPSRWWSDA from the coding sequence GTGGCAGTGCTCATTTCGGGACGAGGCAGTAACTTACAAGCGCTCATTGATGCGATCGATGAAGGTCGCCTTGACGCCGAGATTGTCACAGTCATCTGCAATCACCGAAACGCGCCGGGCATGCAAAAGGCTCACGCTGCCGGCATCGCCGCGCATGTCATTCTGCGGCGTGACTATGCTTCCCGCGAAGCACAGCACGAGGCAATGTTGGCATGTGCGCAGCAGCATGGAGCGGAGCTAATCGTGCTCGGCGGCTTTGACCGAGTTCTATCAACCGCGTGGATGGGGGCCTATCACAATCGGATCATCAACATTCATCCATCGCTCTTGCCAGCCTTTGCGGGAGGCATGAATCCGCAGCCGCAACAGGATGCCCTGGAGGCCGGGGTTAAGATTGCCGGATGTACGGTGCATATTGCCACAGATGAGGTGGACGCCGGCCCAATCATTGCTCAAGCTGCGGTGCCCGTGCTTGCGGACGATACCGTAGAAACCCTCGCAATCCGCATCTTGGCACAGGAACATCGACTGCTGCCTCAAGTCGTAAGCTGGTTTGCCGAGGATAGAGTGCACGTCGAAGGAAATTGCGTGAGAATTGCCGGGGTGATACCGTCCCGCTGGTGGAGCGACGCCTAA